The sequence CGTTGTATTCCAAACTGAGATATTCCAGATTCACAAGGCCCACGAACATCTCCGCTATCAGCGTATCCAGATAGTTCTTATCCATGTACAGCCACCTCAGCTCGCTCTGGTTTTGGAAAGTGCTGTTGTCAATCACCTTGATGTTGTTCCCACCCAGATCCAGCAGGTTGAGGCTGGAGTAGCCGAGCAGCTGGTTCTTTTTCACTGCGTGGATGTTGTTGTCTCTCATGTTCAGTTCGTGGGCGGCCAGGGGCTTCGGTTTGAGGTTGGACAAGCTCTCGATCTTTTTGCCCTCACAGTTGACCCCCAGCCCTTGCCTGGAGCCGACCAGCTTGCAGTTGCACGGCTGAGGGCACGTCATGTTGTGCAGCTGCTCCCTGTCCCCGTTCACACCTGTCACCACTGGAGTTGGCTTAGTTTTCAGCTGCCAGTTCTCACGAGATTTGGAACGGCTCCTGGGTCCGTGGCCGCCAGGCGTCGGGGGCCCACTAGCGTCTCCACTGGGCTTGTAAGGCGTGGGACGCGGGCCGTGGGCCACAGTCTCGGAGGTCTCTTCCTGGGTGGGAGGGGCGACCAGGCTGCCGTCCACCCCGCCGCTCTGTGAAGGGCACAGATCCTCTTCTGACGTCTCGTTTAAGTCGCTCCCTTGCAGCCTGGTGGGAGCCTCACAAATCACCCTCCCAATAAGCGCGTTATGCGGTATGTTCTCCAGCCATTCCTTAAGAGAAACCAGGTCGCAGTTACAGTCCCACGGGTTGTCCTCCAACAAAACCTCCGCAATGCCCGGTATTTGTTCAAGGATCCCCTCATAAGGCAACGTTTTGATTCGGTTTCCCCGCAGGTCGAGATGCGTAATGGGCACATGTTGAAACACGTTTATAGGTAGCGCACTGATGAGGTTGTCGTTAAGTATTAACACTTCAAGTTTATTTAGGTCCCTGAAAACAACGGGGTCAATATCCCTCAGTAGATTGAAATCAGCTTGGAGATATTCCAAGTCGTCTAAACCCAGAAAGGTACTCTTCCTGAACGATCTTATCTTATTGTTATTGATGTGGAGCCTTTTCACCAGCTGCAATCCCAGAAAGGCGCCGGGGACGATGTCGTGTAAGCCATTGTTTTCCAAATGCAAGCTCACAGCGTTGTAAAAGTTGGCAAACTCGTTGGGAAATAGCCTGGATAGAGAATTCCCGTGCAACAGCAGGTGATAAAACTGCGAGCTCGGGCCAGTCAAATGCTGCAGAGTGGTGAAGCCCCTTTTTTCGCAGTCTATGTGCAGATCTCCCTCTATCTCGTTGCAAGAGCATATCTGCTCCTTACAAACGTCCCTTGTAACATTTCCACTAGCAACACAAAGAGCCGCATTCAGCAGAACAATCCAAAGCAGCATTTTTCAACGTGAACAATTCATTCCCGGTTTCAAGACATGCGGAGCTTGGAATTTAGTCTACATCAACACGAAGAAAGAAGGAGATCTAGACATTTAGGGAGAAGATAAGCGGGTGTCTTTTATAACAGATCCATGCTGCATCTAACCTGCTCTCTTGTGTCCCAGACTTCCAGTTTGAAAACGACCAACATAAACGTCTCTTTCACATCGACTGAATCCTCCGAGCCTCCGCGTGTTTatgataaaaatcaaaaacagcgAGCGGGCGCACAGTCCAACACATCTTTTGGCTTTTGCAGTTCGTTTAACACTGACCTTGGCagcaaaaaatgaacaaatccgTGCCTTTTTCTCCCCTCCAGTCGTGCTGCGTGTTGCGGCGTCGGGAGCTGTTCCCTCTCCCCTGGTGCTGAATTCACACCCAGCGCTGGAGCTTTAGAGGCGATCCCACCGCTGCAAAACACCCGCATCCCCCCTTTAGATTCTTCGGCGTCTCGCCTCGCTCGTTTGcgccgtttttttttttttttttttttttttttcctccccttaCTGTGGCGATCCGGGAATCACAAAAAGAGGAACGCGCAGACCGTGTTCATCCTAGCGCGGTGCTCTAAGAAAGATCTGACACCCTCTACTGAGCTGTAATGGCAAAAATCCGTCGACTGACTGAGGGAATGCTGAGATGAGAgag is a genomic window of Mastacembelus armatus chromosome 2, fMasArm1.2, whole genome shotgun sequence containing:
- the slitrk1 gene encoding SLIT and NTRK-like protein 1, with product MLLWIVLLNAALCVASGNVTRDVCKEQICSCNEIEGDLHIDCEKRGFTTLQHLTGPSSQFYHLLLHGNSLSRLFPNEFANFYNAVSLHLENNGLHDIVPGAFLGLQLVKRLHINNNKIRSFRKSTFLGLDDLEYLQADFNLLRDIDPVVFRDLNKLEVLILNDNLISALPINVFQHVPITHLDLRGNRIKTLPYEGILEQIPGIAEVLLEDNPWDCNCDLVSLKEWLENIPHNALIGRVICEAPTRLQGSDLNETSEEDLCPSQSGGVDGSLVAPPTQEETSETVAHGPRPTPYKPSGDASGPPTPGGHGPRSRSKSRENWQLKTKPTPVVTGVNGDREQLHNMTCPQPCNCKLVGSRQGLGVNCEGKKIESLSNLKPKPLAAHELNMRDNNIHAVKKNQLLGYSSLNLLDLGGNNIKVIDNSTFQNQSELRWLYMDKNYLDTLIAEMFVGLVNLEYLSLEYNDIQLIVAGAFSPMPNLRVLFLNNNLLKSLPVDAFLGISLSKISLHNNYFPYLPVAGVLDQLNSIIQIDLHGNPWDCSCNIVPFKQWTEKLGADVIVSDLKCESPEEFWKRDFRYVRNDLMCPKLYDRISPTSLSKNSTFTLDSGTRSNSYLEPNRVSISVLVPGLLLVFVTSAFTVVGMLVFILRNRKRSKRRDGNSSASEINSLQTVCDSSYWHSGPYHADGGAHRGFDCSTHLSTTNDA